The following proteins are co-located in the Tripterygium wilfordii isolate XIE 37 chromosome 2, ASM1340144v1, whole genome shotgun sequence genome:
- the LOC119980431 gene encoding putative glutamine amidotransferase GAT1_2.1, giving the protein MSSSDLSTILPRVLIVSRRTLRKNKFVDFVGEYHLDLIVSYGAVPVIVPRVRGLHMLLQSFEPIHGVLLCEGEDIDPSHYEAEISGLSEEELEEIRNLHASDTDIDKEKDTIELSLAKLCLERNIPYLGICRGSQVLNVACGGTLYQDVEKEISKKCKELEGGVVHMDYENYDGHRHVIKVVENTPLHKWFEESLEEKMEIMVNSYHHQGVKKLANRFVPMAFAPDGLIEGFYDPDAYNPEEGKFIMGLQFHPERMRQQDSEKFDYPGCPSAYKEFAKAVIAYEKRLNPSSACVPKSLKLDPELETKRKILVRSFSIARDMYSNGMVSGQESELEVGAKFLEANTALSSQQEKRLKQMGATVRNASAYKERLKINEEKSIVARAIMGKMSIEQLSDLMSFYHMMGQICSEAMEKKLHDLVNEGI; this is encoded by the exons ATGTCTTCATCAGATCTCTCAACGATCCTGCCTAGAGTCCTCATCGTCTCCCGGAGGACCCTTCGGAAGAACAAGTTCGTGGATTTTGTGG GAGAATATCATCTAGATCTGATAGTAAGCTATGGGGCAGTTCCTGTGATTGTACCAAGAGTTAGGGGATTGCATATGCTGTTGCAAAGCTTTGAACCAATCCATGGTGTTCTTCTCTGTGAAGGTGAGGACATTGATCCATCACATTATGAGGCAGAGATTTCAGGTTTATCAGAGGAGGAACTGGAAGAGATAAGAAACCTGCATGCTAGTGATACAGACATTGATAAAGAGAAAGACACAATTGAATTAAGCCTTGCAAAATTATGCCTTGAAAGAAACATACCATACTTGGGTATATGCAGGGGATCTCAAGTACTCAATGTTGCTTGTGGAGGAACACTCTATCAAGATGTGGAGAAAGAAATCTCAAAGAAATGCAAAGAATTAGAAGGAGGAGTAGTTCATATGGACTATGAAAATTATGATGGGCATAGGCATGTGATCAAGGTAGTGGAGAACACTCCATTGCACAAATGGTTTGAAGAATCATTGGAGGAGAAGATGGAAATCATGGTCAATAGCTATCACCATCAAGGTGTCAAGAAATTAGCTAATCGTTTTGTTCCGATGGCGTTTGCTCCGGATGGTTTGATTGAAGGGTTTTATGATCCTGATGCTTATAATCCTGAAGAGGGTAAGTTCATCATGGGACTTCAATTTCACCCGGAACGAATGCGGCAACAAGATTCAGAAAAGTTTGATTACCCTGGATGCCCATCTGCATACAAG GAATTTGCTAAGGCAGTTATTGCTTATGAAAAAAGGCTTAATCCCTCCTCAGCTTGTGTTCCAAAATCTCTGAAGCTTGATCCAGAATTGGAGACGAAAAGGAAGATCCTTGTCCGGAGTTTCTCTATCGCAAGAGACATGTACAGCAATGGAATGGTTTCAGGTCAAGAATCAGAACTGGAAGTTGGAGCAAAGTTCCTAGAG GCAAATACTGCATTGAGTTCACAGCAAGAGAAGAGGCTGAAACAAATGGGTGCAACAGTGAGAAATGCATCTGCATACAAAGAAAGGCTGAAAATAAATGAAGAGAAGAGCATAGTTGCAAGGGCGATAATGGGCAAAATGTCTATTGAACAATTATCTGATTTGATGTCCTTCTACCACATGATGGGCCAGATATGTTCAgaagccatggagaagaagcTTCATGACTTGGTGAATGAAGGAATCTAA
- the LOC119980901 gene encoding uncharacterized protein LOC119980901, whose product MLGAGLQFARCRGEDRFRNTAKARRSHQSRQNYQLRRAQSDVAVRQSPSMKEKSAADLVREPENRTMSEELSKPVALPASEPMASPLSNLERFLESITPSVPAQYLSKTTMRGWRTCDVEFQPYFVLGDLWESFIEWSAYGAGVPLILNDSDCVVQYYVPYLSGIQIYRDSSKSLPKTRRPGEDSDSDFRDSSSDGSSDCEPERGCSRELRNNHHVTSNIPLTMDRLSLRDQHAGLQDGFSSDEGESVNSHSTLLFEYLEQDPPYSREPLADKISDLSSRFPELKTLRSCDLLSSSWISVAWYPIYRIPTGPTLKDLDACFLTYHSLCTPVGGVQSVQESVKMDCSKMDGVPNITLPVFGLASYRFKGALWTPNGGCERPLASSLLQAADSWLRLRRVDHPDFLFFSRR is encoded by the exons ATGTTGGGGGCTGGACTGCAGTTTGCGCGTTGTCGCGGGGAGGATCGGTTTCGTAATACGGCCAAGGCGCGTAGGTCTCACCAGAGCCGGCAGAATTATCAACTACGGAGAGCACAGAGCGACGTCGCTGTTAGGCAATCGCCTTCGATGAAGGAAAAATCGGCTGCTGATTTGGTTAGAGAGCCTGAGAACCGGACTATGTCCGAGGAGTTATCGAAACCGGTGGCCTTGCCAGCATCGGAACCGATGGCGTCACCTTTGAGTAACTTGGAACGGTTCCTTGAGTCGATCACTCCGTCGGTGCCTGCTCAGTATCTGTCTAAG ACTACGATGAGGGGTTGGAGGACTTGCGATGTGGAATTTCAGCCTTATTTTGTTCTTGGTGATTTATGGGAATCTTTTATAGAGTGGAGTGCTTATGGCGCAGGGGTGCCTCTAATTCTGAATGATAGTGATTGCGTTGTTCAGTACTATGTGCCTTACCTGTCCGGGATTCAAATATACCGGGACTCATCAAAGTCATTGCCAAAGACAAG GCGGCCAGGTGAGGACAGTGATAGTGATTTCAGGGATTCAAGTAGTGATGGTAGTAGTGATTGTGAACCAGAAAGGGGATGCTCAAGGGAGCTACGGAATAATCATCATGTGACAAGCAACATTCCTCTCACTATGGATAGGTTGTCTTTGAGAGATCAGCACGCTGGTCTTCAAGATGGTTTTTCCAGTGACGAGGGTGAATCAGTGAACTCTCACAGTACCCTTCTTTTTGAGTACCTTGAGCAGGACCCACCTTACAGCCGAGAGCCTTTAGCCGACAAG ATATCGGATCTTTCCAGTCGGTTCCCTGAGCTGAAGACACTGAGAAGTTGTGACTTGCTTTCTTCTAGCTGGATTTCTGTGGCCTG GTATCCTATTTACAGAATACCGACAGGACCAACTCTTAAAGATTTGGATGCTTGCTTTTTGACCTACCATTCTCTTTGTACTCCAGTGGGAG GTGTACAAAGTGTACAGGAGTCTGTAAAGATGGATTGCAGTAAGATGGATGGTGTGCCTAATATCACCTTGCCTGTTTTTGGCCTTGCTTCATACAGATTCAAGGGGGCCTTGTGGACGCCTAATGGTGGGTGTGAGCGTCCACTGGCAAGCTCCCTCTTGCAGGCCGCTGACAGTTGGTTAAGACTGCGTCGGGTTGATCACCCTgatttcctcttcttctcccgCAGGTGA
- the LOC120007300 gene encoding LEAF RUST 10 DISEASE-RESISTANCE LOCUS RECEPTOR-LIKE PROTEIN KINASE-like 1.2 isoform X1 has protein sequence MNQNLLWFLILLNLFLKSALGVDSHFEACFVPKTCSNHTQQIQFPFYIQREQEKFCGFPGFELSCNNNGQPIIRLSENDYLIHQIFYNNHSLRVSNTAACYNTDTNCLPPIKNLSLPATNPFQPINSTNIFLLYNCNSSSIDRTLTEYKLDCPGNENGNLSTLALVEENPDLGYALDQCRNGIVSKAPVDKNRMRSDGLVVETLRMGFGLSWTASNCSVCERSGGKCGFDYQVYQFRCFCTDRPHALRCAIPGQRQLRLKLGLGLGIGGPAILMAIISAYVFRLRHYKRECNSTHSNNASSDLSSKSDLEGGTVCFGVPIFSYRELEEATNHFDSEKELGDGGFGTVYYGKLRDGREVAVKRLYQHNYRKVKIFMNEVEIHRGLRHKNLVTLYGCTSRRSRELLLVYEYVSKGTVADHLHGDRADPSSLPWAIRLSIAIETASALAYLHASDIIHRDVKTTNILLDNNFCVKVADFGLSRLFPTDVTHVSTAPQGTPGYVDPEYHQCYQLTEKSDVYSFGVVLIELISSMPAVDLSRDREEINLANLAIDRIKKCAFDQLIDKSLDYESDDEVRKMITDVAKLAFRCLQHEKEMRPSMKEALKELEMIQNGESKSENAEGLHDNHQVFESERPPPSPSECDELVLLKNIRLPASPLSVTEKWVSVNTTPNSSS, from the exons ATGAATCAAAACCTTTTATGGTTCTTGATTCTCCTAAATTTGTTCCTAAAATCTGCTCTAGGTGTGGACTCTCACTTTGAAGCCTGttttgttcccaaaacttgTTCCAATCACACCCAACAAATACAATTCCCATTTTACATCCAACGAGAGCAAGAAAAGTTCTGTGGCTTCCCTGGATTTGAGCTCTCTTGCAACAACAATGGCCAGCCAATAATCAGATTGTCCGAAAATGACTACCTCATCCACCAAATCTTCTATAACAATCACTCCCTTCGCGTCTCAAACACTGCAGCCTGTTATAATACAGACACTAATTGTCTCCCTCCAATTAAAAACCTATCCCTCCCTGCAACCAACCCATTTCAGCCAATTAATTCGACCAACATTTTCTTGCTCTACAATTGTAACTCATCGTCGATCGATCGCACCCTTACAGAGTACAAGCTCGATTGTCCAGGTAATGAGAATGGAAATTTGTCCACTCTCGCTTTGGTTGAGGAGAATCCGGATTTGGGTTACGCGTTAGATCAGTGTAGAAATGGGATTGTGAGCAAGGCACCAGTTGATAAGAATAGAATGAGAAGTGATGGACTAGTGGTTGAGACACTGAGGATGGGATTCGGGTTGTCGTGGACTGCCAGCAACTGCAGTGTCTGCGAGCGGAGCGGGGGAAAGTGTGGATTTGATTACCAAGTTTATCAGTTCAGATGCTTCTGCACGGACAGGCCTCATGCCCTGCGTTGTGCTATTCCTG GACAAAGACAATTGAGGTTGAAGCTAGGACTTG GTTTAGGCATTGGAGGTCCAGCCATTCTGATGGCCATAATTTCAGCCTATGTATTCCGACTTCGACACTACAAAAGAGAATGCAATTCCACACACTCAAATAATGCTTCTTCTGATCTTTCCTCAAAATCAGACCTCGAAGGAGGGACTGTATGCTTTGGGGTCCCCATTTTCTCCTACAGGGAACTTGAAGAAGCTACAAACCATTTTGATTCTGAAAAAGAACTTGGTGATGGAGGTTTTGGAACTGTGTACTATG GCAAACTTCGAGATGGGCGAGAAGTCGCAGTCAAGCGGCTATACCAGCACAATTATAGAAAGGTTAAGATATTCATGAACGAAGTCGAAATCCATAGAGGATTGCGCCACAAAAATCTGGTCACCCTTTATGGTTGCACTTCACGACGCAGCCGTGAGCTTCTACTTGTGTACGAGTATGTTTCTAAGGGCACCGTTGCTGATCATCTCCATGGCGATCGAGCTGATCCCAGTTCACTCCCATGGGCCATTCGCTTAAGCATTGCCATAGAAACCGCTAGTGCCCTGGCTTACCTCCATGCTTCAGACATCATACACCGCGATGTCAAGACTACAAATATTCTCCTTGACAACAATTTCTGTGTCAAAGTTGCAGACTTTGGGCTTTCCAGGTTGTTCCCAACTGATGTTACTCATGTCTCAACCGCTCCACAAGGAACACCAGGCTATGTTGATCCAGAGTATCACCAATGCTACCAGCTCACTGAGAAGAGCGATGTGTATAGCTTCGGAGTTGTCCTCATTGAGCTCATATCATCAATGCCTGCTGTTGATTTAAGTAGGGATCGAGAAGAGATTAATCTGGCTAACTTAGCTATCGACAGGATTAAAAAATGTGCATTTGATCAGTTGATAGATAAATCTCTTGATTATGAATCAGACGACGAAGTTAGAAAGATGATAACTGATGTAGCAAAGCTGGCTTTTCGATGTTTGCAACATGAGAAGGAAATGAGACCCTCCATGAAGGAGGCTTTGAAGGAGCTAGAGATGATTCAAAATGGAGAGTCCAAGTCAGAGAATGCTGAGGGACTGCATGATAATCATCAAGTGTTTGAGAGTGAACGGCCTCCGCCTTCACCCTCTGAATGTGATGAGCTGGTACTTTTGAAGAATATCCGGCTACCAGCTTCACCCCTCTCTGTGACAGAG
- the LOC120007300 gene encoding LEAF RUST 10 DISEASE-RESISTANCE LOCUS RECEPTOR-LIKE PROTEIN KINASE-like 1.1 isoform X2, giving the protein MPCVVLFLMAGVLLFVFLALSRLMLLSADDGTGKTHPNCPPFKCGNLGEPKFPFTTKDRPEYCGLFLIEGCDADSQKIRLERKGPLYPLQSISQAGDVTIKDERLEKFLNHRDLQCEGLNNVVPPNSSSISFSVISKINLLKCHSRVSHTLHTDYNHTGCPGYVIYYNGNNRKLPNPPPPQCLPIQLPEKENSNFSSIFSVLTATLHLQVLVSPDCYQCHYQGGECQTNSKGEFQCYMAHIRSNSRQRQLRLKLGLGLGIGGPAILMAIISAYVFRLRHYKRECNSTHSNNASSDLSSKSDLEGGTVCFGVPIFSYRELEEATNHFDSEKELGDGGFGTVYYGKLRDGREVAVKRLYQHNYRKVKIFMNEVEIHRGLRHKNLVTLYGCTSRRSRELLLVYEYVSKGTVADHLHGDRADPSSLPWAIRLSIAIETASALAYLHASDIIHRDVKTTNILLDNNFCVKVADFGLSRLFPTDVTHVSTAPQGTPGYVDPEYHQCYQLTEKSDVYSFGVVLIELISSMPAVDLSRDREEINLANLAIDRIKKCAFDQLIDKSLDYESDDEVRKMITDVAKLAFRCLQHEKEMRPSMKEALKELEMIQNGESKSENAEGLHDNHQVFESERPPPSPSECDELVLLKNIRLPASPLSVTEKWVSVNTTPNSSS; this is encoded by the exons ATGCCCTGCGTTGTGCTATTCCTG ATGGCTGGTGTTCTTTTGTTCGTCTTCCTCGCACTCTCTCGTCTCATGCTCCTTTCAGCTGACGATGGTACTGGAAAGACTCATCCAAATTGCCCTCCCTTCAAATGTGGAAACTTAGGAGAACCAAAATTCCCCTTCACTACAAAGGACCGGCCTGAGTACTGTGGATTATTCTTAATAGAAGGTTGTGATGCAGATTCTCAAAAGATCAGACTGGAGAGAAAGGGACCGCTTTATCCATTACAAAGTATTTCTCAGGCTGGTGATGTAACAATCAAGGACGAAAGACTTGAGAAATTCTTAAACCACCGTGACCTGCAATGTGAGGGCTTGAACAACGTGGTTCCTCCCAACTCTTCTTCTATATCTTTCAGTGTAATTTCCAAGATAAACCTCTTAAAATGCCATTCTAGAGTAAGTCACACCCTCCATACAGATTATAACCATACAGGCTGCCCTGGCTACGTTATCTACTACAACGGCAACAATCGCAAGTTGCCcaaccctcctcctcctcagtGTTTACCCATTCAGCttccagaaaaagaaaattcaaatttcagtAGCATATTTTCAGTCTTAACCGCCACACTCCATCTTCAAGTACTAGTATCGCCTGACTGCTATCAGTGTCATTACCAAGGAGGTGAATGTCAGACAAACAGCAAAGGAGAATTTCAATGTTACATGGCTCACATTAGAAGTAACTCAA GACAAAGACAATTGAGGTTGAAGCTAGGACTTG GTTTAGGCATTGGAGGTCCAGCCATTCTGATGGCCATAATTTCAGCCTATGTATTCCGACTTCGACACTACAAAAGAGAATGCAATTCCACACACTCAAATAATGCTTCTTCTGATCTTTCCTCAAAATCAGACCTCGAAGGAGGGACTGTATGCTTTGGGGTCCCCATTTTCTCCTACAGGGAACTTGAAGAAGCTACAAACCATTTTGATTCTGAAAAAGAACTTGGTGATGGAGGTTTTGGAACTGTGTACTATG GCAAACTTCGAGATGGGCGAGAAGTCGCAGTCAAGCGGCTATACCAGCACAATTATAGAAAGGTTAAGATATTCATGAACGAAGTCGAAATCCATAGAGGATTGCGCCACAAAAATCTGGTCACCCTTTATGGTTGCACTTCACGACGCAGCCGTGAGCTTCTACTTGTGTACGAGTATGTTTCTAAGGGCACCGTTGCTGATCATCTCCATGGCGATCGAGCTGATCCCAGTTCACTCCCATGGGCCATTCGCTTAAGCATTGCCATAGAAACCGCTAGTGCCCTGGCTTACCTCCATGCTTCAGACATCATACACCGCGATGTCAAGACTACAAATATTCTCCTTGACAACAATTTCTGTGTCAAAGTTGCAGACTTTGGGCTTTCCAGGTTGTTCCCAACTGATGTTACTCATGTCTCAACCGCTCCACAAGGAACACCAGGCTATGTTGATCCAGAGTATCACCAATGCTACCAGCTCACTGAGAAGAGCGATGTGTATAGCTTCGGAGTTGTCCTCATTGAGCTCATATCATCAATGCCTGCTGTTGATTTAAGTAGGGATCGAGAAGAGATTAATCTGGCTAACTTAGCTATCGACAGGATTAAAAAATGTGCATTTGATCAGTTGATAGATAAATCTCTTGATTATGAATCAGACGACGAAGTTAGAAAGATGATAACTGATGTAGCAAAGCTGGCTTTTCGATGTTTGCAACATGAGAAGGAAATGAGACCCTCCATGAAGGAGGCTTTGAAGGAGCTAGAGATGATTCAAAATGGAGAGTCCAAGTCAGAGAATGCTGAGGGACTGCATGATAATCATCAAGTGTTTGAGAGTGAACGGCCTCCGCCTTCACCCTCTGAATGTGATGAGCTGGTACTTTTGAAGAATATCCGGCTACCAGCTTCACCCCTCTCTGTGACAGAG